One window of the Magnolia sinica isolate HGM2019 chromosome 19, MsV1, whole genome shotgun sequence genome contains the following:
- the LOC131235179 gene encoding cyclin-dependent protein kinase inhibitor SMR6, whose product MGISEKIQVEGGLESESKKWVITGIPLRTHLRPINTNPKEKFFDGEDVEAEEEECSTTPTAEESRIPKRFSCPPAPKKKKPTSKCHFSGVREFFSPPDLDSVFIPRVERAK is encoded by the coding sequence atgggaatTTCAGAGAAGATTCAAGTGGAAGGAGGACTAGAATCAGAATCAAAGAAATGGGTCATCACCGGAATTCCGCTCCGAACTCATTTGAGGCCGATAAATACGAATCCGAAGGAGAAATTCTTCGACGGCGAAGATGTAGAAGCAGAGGAAGAAGAATGCTCGACAACACCGACGGCTGAAGAATCGAGAATACCGAAGAGGTTTTCATGCCCACCTGCtccaaagaagaagaagcctaCTTCAAAGTGCCATTTCAGTGGAGTTAGGGAGTTCTTTAGTCCCCCTGACTTGGACTCTGTTTTCATTCCACGTGTGGAGAGAGCTAAATGA